In the genome of Yersinia enterocolitica, the window TCTCGTTCTGCTTTGGCTATTTGATCACGCAAGCGGGTTTCGTTTAGTTTTAACTCAGCCAGGCCTTGCTGATCTTTTTCCAGTGAAGCTTCCAGCGAGGTCAGGGTTTTCTTGCGTGCGGTACGTGCTTGTTCCAGTTTTTGCTGCTGAGTTTTCTGCTCATTCAACACGGTTTTTTGCTGATTTTGCTTTTGCTCCAGCGTTTTTTTCTCGGCAGAGAGATGGGTACGAGTCTGTTTCAGCTCTTCAATAGATTGCTGTCGTGCTTCATTGAGGTAACTGAAATAAGCCAGAATACGCTCACTGCGCTGGCTCTCTTCGCCACTTAAAATAAGCTGTAAACCACTGTGTTGGCCCTGTTTAAAGGCAGCATCAAGTTGTTTAGACAGAATATTTTGTTGCTGGGATTGTTTACTCTCGAGTTTCTCAATCGAGGAGGTGAGACGGGATATTTCTTGGTCTAACTCAGTCAGGGTACCTTGGGTGTCACGCAGGCTGCGGCTGGCCTGAGCAATGGTATTTTCCTGTTGTTTCAACTGATCCAGCAATGAACTGCGTTGCTGCTTTTGTTGCTGAACACTTTTTTCTTTTTCGGCAATATCCTGCTGAATGGTCTTCAACTGGTCTTTGCTTTGTGCGGTTTTTGCTGTAGCGGGGGCATCTGCTGCCGTGCCGGATAATGGCAATAGCAATACGCCAGCGCAAAAAACGCTGGCGTACAGTGCTGACCACGGGCGACGCACCAACTGACCGGACAGCCGAGAAACTGTATCTCGGCTGGTGGTAATGGCATCTTCCGTAACCATTAATTTTGCAAATGACGCCTTTTCCTTCATAACGAAGGATTATTCCACGATGAACAGCGGCTTACCAGTCATCTCTTGCGGGATTTCCATTTCCATCAGTGACAACATGGTTGGTGCGATATCTGAAAGTTTGCCACCTTCCACCGCTTTAACCCCTTTATTGCCGACATAAATCAGTGGCACTGGCAGGCTGGTATGGGCGGTATGGGCCTGACCGGTTGCCGGGTCGCGCATCTGCTCAGCGTTGCCGTGGTCGGCGGTGATAAGCAATTGGCCATCGGCGGCTTTTACGGCAGCAACCACTTGTTCAATACAATTATCCAGTGTTTCTACTGCTTTCACCGCAGCATCGTAATCACCGGTATGACCAACCATATCGCCGTTCGGATAGTTACAAATTATCACATCATATTTGCCACTGCCGATAGCGCCGACCAGTTTCTCAGTCAGTTCTGCTGAACTCATTTCCGGTTGCAGGTCATAAGTGGCCACTTTCGGTGAGTTGATCAGGATACGGTCTTCGCCTTTAAATGGTTCTTCAACGCCGCCGTTATAGAAGAAAGTGACGTGAGCATACTTTTCAGTTTCGGAAATACGTAACTGGGTTTTGTCATGCTTCATCAGCCACTCACCGAAGGTATTCTGTAGTGATGCTGGTGGGTAAGCGCAGGCCACTTTAATATCCGCTGCATATTCGGTCAGCATAACGAAATCGCCGAAATTAACTACTTTATCGCGTTTGAAACCGTCAAAATCGGCATTAACAAAGCTGCGGGTGATTTGACGGGCGCGGTCAGCGCGGAAGTTCATGAAGATCAGCGCGTCGCCATCGTTCATCGCCGCATCGGCTTCGCCAGCCGCCTGAATGACAGTTGGTCGGACAAATTCATCGTTTTCATCACGGGCATAAGCTGCTTGCAAACCTGCGACGGCGTTATCGACGGTGAATTCACCTTTTGCCTGAGTCAGCAAATCGTAAGCCAGTTGTACGCGATCCCAGCGGTTATCACGGTCCATCGCATAGTAACGACCAATAATAGAAGCGATGCGACCTTTACCCAGCGCGGCAAATTTCTCAGTGAATCGTTTCAGTGAAGATTCCGCACTGCGCGGCGGAGTGTCACGTCCATCGAGGAATGCGTGCAGATAAATAGCCGTCGCACCGCGTTTGGCGGCCAGTTCAACCATCGCCAGAATGTGGTCTTCGTGGCTGTGTACACCACCGGCAGATAACAGACCCATAATGTGGACCGCTTTGCCTGCTTTAACCGCTTTATCAATCGCTGCTGTTAAGGTTGAGTTAGTGAAAAAGTCGCCGTCTTTGATCTCTTTGTCGAGACGGGTCAAGTCCTGATAAACAATGCGACCAGCTCCCAGGTTGACGTGGCCCACTTCAGAGTTACCCATTTGCCCATCTGGCAGGCCAACATCCAGACCGGACGCGGCAATTAAAGTATGAGGCTGTTGCTGCCATAAACGGTCCATAACCGGCGTTTTAGCATTCAGAATGGCATTATCCTGCTGCTCTTCGCGGTGACCATAGCCATCAAGAATAGTCAGTACCAGTGGTTTTTTAGTGCTCGACATTGCATAACCTCTTTCTTATAAGTCCAAGTGTCAAATAGCAGCGAACATCCAACGATATGCGCGGCTATGTACACTCGGCTATTTACGTTAACGTATTTACACCGCCAGAACGAAGGCGGTAATTTACTACAAAACCGGTTAAAAATAGCCCAAAGAGATCAACATTGGCGTGGGGTTTTGCGTAATTGTCATCATTTAGACGACAAAAGTTTCCGAAATGGCTCGCAGTTTCTGCAATAGCACTTGCATATTGGCTGTATTTGCCGCAACGCGCAGGTATACTCTGTGACCTTGAATATTATCCCCTAACTAACGGGAGTTTTTACCCCCATGTTGCAAGAAATTATGCAATTCATTAGCCAGCATCCGGTTTTGAGTCTGGCTTGGGTGGCGTTGTTCGTCGCCGTAATTTTCACCAGCTTTAAAACCTCTCTCTCTAAAGTGAAAGAGATTACCCGTGGTGAAGCGACGCGTCTGATTAACAAAGAAGATGCGGTTGTGGTTGATATCCGCACACGTGATGATTATCGCAAAGGCCATATCGCCAGTTCTATTAATTTGCTGCCAAGCGACATTAAAAACGGTAATTTGGCTGAATTGGAAAAACACAAAACACAGCCTATCATTGTGGTTTGTGCTACTGGGACAACCTCTCGTGCTTCGGCTGAACTGCTGAACAAAGCAGGCTTTGAACGCGTATTTACCTTGAAAGAAGGTATCTCCGGTTGGAGTGGCGAGAATCTACCACTGGCGCGCGGCAAGTAATCATATTGCCTGCGTTTTAGTGATATGAGTATTGAGCTGTACCCGTATTTGTTATAAAAATTCGCTATATCAATAAATTATAATGTTAACTGAGGTGTATCCATGGCGAAGATTGAGATTTATACCAAAGCAACCTGCCCGTTCTGCCATCGTGCCAAAGCACTGCTGAACCACAAAGGTGCTGCTTTCCATGAAATCGCAATTGATAGTGATCCGGCCAAACGCGAAGAGATGATTGCTCGGAGTGGGCGGACGACTGTGCCTCAGGTATTTATTGATGGGCAGCATATCGGTGGCTGTGATGATTTACACGCCCTGGATGCGCGCGGTGGGCTTGATCCGCTGCTTTAACTCGTCAGTGGGTCCCATTAATTTGATGGACAGAGCCCACGGCGGCAGTGCTATTTAATACAGACGTCTAACTTAGGGTATTTATACACATGTCCGAACAAAACAACACAGAGATGGCTTTCCAGATCCAGCGTATCTACACCAAAGATATCTCTTTCGAAGCACCAAATGCCCCGCAGGTTTTCCAGCAGGATTGGCAACCAGAAGTTAAACTTGATCTTGATACTGCTTCTAGTCAACTGGCTGAAGATGTGTATGAAGTGGTACTGCGAGTGACGGTAACCGCCTCTTTGGGTGAAGAAACTGCATTCCTGTGTGAAGTTCAGCAGGGTGGTATCTTCTCCATCGCGGGTATCGATGGTACCCAGTTGGCGCATTGCTTAGGTGCATACTGCCCGAACATTTTGTTCCCGTATGCTCGCGAATGCATCACCAGCCTGGTTTCTCGTGGTACTTTCCCACAGCTTAATTTGGCACCGGTTAACTTTGATGCCCTGTTCATGAACTATCTGCAACAGCAGGCTGACGGCGAAGGTGCTGAACAACGTCAGGATGCCTGATGAACACCATCAATGCTTCAATGACTGTAATCGGTGCCGGATCTTACGGCACCGCATTAGCCATTACGCTGGCGCGTAATGGCCATCAAGTCGTGTTATGGGGTCATGACCCTAAGCATATTCAGGTTTTGCAACGTGATCGTTGTAACCAAGCTTTCCTACCCGATGTTCCTTTCCCAGATACCTTATTACTGGAAACCGATCTGGCACGTGCGCTGGCAGCCAGCCGCGATGTGTTAGTCGTGGTACCTAGCCATGTCTTCGGTGCGGTATTGCATCAGTTGAAACCACATTTACGCAAAGATGCACGTATCGTTTGGGCGACCAAAGGGCTTGAGGCCGAAACTGGCCGCTTGCTGGCGGATGTGGCGCGCGAAGTGTTGGGTGAAACTATCCCGCTGGCGGTGGTGTCTGGCCCAACCTTTGCTAAAGAGTTGGCAGCAGGGTTACCGACGGCAATTGCGCTGGCATCAACCGATGCGCAATTTAGCGAAGACCTGCAACAGTTATTGCACTGTGGCAAAAGCTTCCGGGTTTACAGTAATGCTGATTTTATCGGGGTGCAGCTTGGCGGTGCGGTGAAAAACGTGATTGCGATTGGTGCCGGGATGTCCGATGGCATTGGTTTTGGTGCGAATGCCCGTACTGCACTGATAACCCGAGGTTTGGCCGAAATGACGCGGCTGGGTTCTGCATTGGGTGCCGACCCTTCCACCTTTATGGGCATGGCAGGCTTGGGTGATTTGGTGCTAACCTGCACAGATAACCAATCTCGTAACCGCCGGTTTGGTATTATGCTGGGCCAAGGGTTAGGGGTACAAGAAGCGCAGGACAAGATTGGTCAGGTGGTTGAAGGTTACCGCAATACCAAAGAAGTTCTGGCATTAGCCCAGCGCCATGGTGTTGAAATGCCGATAACTGAACAGATCTATCAAGTGCTCTATTGTCACAAAAATGCCCGTGAAGCGGCATTGACCTTATTGGGTCGGACCAAAAAAGATGAGAAAAGCGGCATTTGATCGGTTACGCGGGTTTGGCGGAATAAAATAATAATTACATACCTAAAGTCATTGGTGTTGCCGCTAACACTGCGGTGACCTCAACGAATATGGGTATAGTTGCCTTGGTCGTTCCCTTGGGCAATTTTTTATGGGCAGGAGTAGGTAATGTCGTCAGAAGAGTTAGAACTGGTCTGGAGTAGCATTAAATCAGAAGCAAGAGCACTGGCTGAGTGTGAACCCATGCTGGCGAGCTTTTTTCACGCGACATTATTGAAGCATGAGAATTTAGGCAGTGCCCTGAGTTATATTCTCGCGAATAAACTGGCTAA includes:
- a CDS encoding 2,3-bisphosphoglycerate-independent phosphoglycerate mutase (catalyzes the interconversion of 2-phosphoglycerate and 3-phosphoglycerate); protein product: MSSTKKPLVLTILDGYGHREEQQDNAILNAKTPVMDRLWQQQPHTLIAASGLDVGLPDGQMGNSEVGHVNLGAGRIVYQDLTRLDKEIKDGDFFTNSTLTAAIDKAVKAGKAVHIMGLLSAGGVHSHEDHILAMVELAAKRGATAIYLHAFLDGRDTPPRSAESSLKRFTEKFAALGKGRIASIIGRYYAMDRDNRWDRVQLAYDLLTQAKGEFTVDNAVAGLQAAYARDENDEFVRPTVIQAAGEADAAMNDGDALIFMNFRADRARQITRSFVNADFDGFKRDKVVNFGDFVMLTEYAADIKVACAYPPASLQNTFGEWLMKHDKTQLRISETEKYAHVTFFYNGGVEEPFKGEDRILINSPKVATYDLQPEMSSAELTEKLVGAIGSGKYDVIICNYPNGDMVGHTGDYDAAVKAVETLDNCIEQVVAAVKAADGQLLITADHGNAEQMRDPATGQAHTAHTSLPVPLIYVGNKGVKAVEGGKLSDIAPTMLSLMEMEIPQEMTGKPLFIVE
- a CDS encoding murein hydrolase activator EnvC; translated protein: MKEKASFAKLMVTEDAITTSRDTVSRLSGQLVRRPWSALYASVFCAGVLLLPLSGTAADAPATAKTAQSKDQLKTIQQDIAEKEKSVQQQKQQRSSLLDQLKQQENTIAQASRSLRDTQGTLTELDQEISRLTSSIEKLESKQSQQQNILSKQLDAAFKQGQHSGLQLILSGEESQRSERILAYFSYLNEARQQSIEELKQTRTHLSAEKKTLEQKQNQQKTVLNEQKTQQQKLEQARTARKKTLTSLEASLEKDQQGLAELKLNETRLRDQIAKAEREAKARAEREAKEAARVREQIKVKEQQAKKTGSSYKPSESERSLMARTGGLGRPDGQAVWPVRGNVTHRFGEALQGELRWKGMVISAPEGSEVKAIADGRVLLADWLQGYGLVVVIEHGRGDMSLYGYNQSALVNVGAQVKAGQPIALVGTSGGQGEPSLYFEIRRQGQAVNPQPWLGR
- a CDS encoding protein-export protein SecB, with amino-acid sequence MSEQNNTEMAFQIQRIYTKDISFEAPNAPQVFQQDWQPEVKLDLDTASSQLAEDVYEVVLRVTVTASLGEETAFLCEVQQGGIFSIAGIDGTQLAHCLGAYCPNILFPYARECITSLVSRGTFPQLNLAPVNFDALFMNYLQQQADGEGAEQRQDA
- a CDS encoding glutaredoxin 3, which produces MAKIEIYTKATCPFCHRAKALLNHKGAAFHEIAIDSDPAKREEMIARSGRTTVPQVFIDGQHIGGCDDLHALDARGGLDPLL
- a CDS encoding rhodanese-like domain-containing protein — translated: MLQEIMQFISQHPVLSLAWVALFVAVIFTSFKTSLSKVKEITRGEATRLINKEDAVVVDIRTRDDYRKGHIASSINLLPSDIKNGNLAELEKHKTQPIIVVCATGTTSRASAELLNKAGFERVFTLKEGISGWSGENLPLARGK
- a CDS encoding NAD(P)H-dependent glycerol-3-phosphate dehydrogenase, giving the protein MNTINASMTVIGAGSYGTALAITLARNGHQVVLWGHDPKHIQVLQRDRCNQAFLPDVPFPDTLLLETDLARALAASRDVLVVVPSHVFGAVLHQLKPHLRKDARIVWATKGLEAETGRLLADVAREVLGETIPLAVVSGPTFAKELAAGLPTAIALASTDAQFSEDLQQLLHCGKSFRVYSNADFIGVQLGGAVKNVIAIGAGMSDGIGFGANARTALITRGLAEMTRLGSALGADPSTFMGMAGLGDLVLTCTDNQSRNRRFGIMLGQGLGVQEAQDKIGQVVEGYRNTKEVLALAQRHGVEMPITEQIYQVLYCHKNAREAALTLLGRTKKDEKSGI